The nucleotide window ACTCTCCATATTCAAATTGCCCGCCTATAAACATCCCaaccctaatctctctctctctctctctctctctctctctctctcttcaacatCTCTCATGGTTTCTTCTCAAAAACCCTAGATCCGATTTCCTTGGATCGCTCCTTTGCTCTTCTTTCGTCATGTAATGGATCGATCGGATTCGGTATCTTACTTGGATTCATTGCCGGCCACAAGCCGCAGATCTCCTCCATCCAAGGTTTGTTTCTTGTAGTCTTTAATGCagagaaattacgaattttattgctttttttttttcctgttttgtcaTTCATGTTTCTTGATTGCAGTTGAGCGGAGAAAAAAGGAGCACTTCGGAGCCCAAAGGCAGATTGGAGACCTCCTGTAAGCGGATCAAGACGCGGGATCTGGATTCGGTTTTGCGCTCTGAAGGTAatttctttcgttttttttttttttttctttttaaaaatatatttttatttttgactcTGGTGTTGGATTCTATGATTTGTTTGATTGTTATGTTTAAATAGGATTTTTGGATTTTCTCTTATTTTGTTAGCATTTTATTTTAGTGTATTTTCGATTGTtcgaatcttttttttttgggggagagATAATCAACTTGTATTGTGTTTTTTTACCAAAGGGATTAGCTTTTTTGAGGAATCCTCCTAAGAAGTGTCACCTccactgtacacatggcatgtaTATAGTGATCAGAAgccttgatttggtggggcccttCAAGTTTCCACATCCTAAGATAAAGGCTATCAAACTATGGCAGTCATTTGATCTGTAGCTTAGGAAAGGATTGAGGAAGATAAgccatggtccacattcaatgtgtaaaattcatagtgatcaaaCAGTTAGATTGGGCCATGGCCCATCTACATGATgatccaccagatcaacagtcccAATCTCCATACACATGCTACATGTATGATCAAGACCATGCTTCTGCGTCATACACAGTACTTGCATTGCAGCGTTTCTCTAGGCTGTTCCTTTTTAACTCTTAACTGGTTTGGCATTTTAGTTTTATGGTTATGGGGGCCCTTGATATTGGGTCTGCCAGATGAACTGTTCCAATCACTGAGGCAGGCCCCACATATGGTGGAGGTAAGACACTACGGGACGgcgattgggtactacccccactaggacctagctagagacggacggtcttagcagaggctctgtggggcccaccgtgatgtatgtattttatccatgctgtccatccattttgacagatcattttagggcatgagcccaaaaaggaggcagatcaaaagttcaaatggaccacaccataagaagcagcgGGGATGGAATGTTGAAAACCTattgggggccatagaagctttggatcaagttaatatttatgttttaccttcatccaggtttatgtgaccttatgaacaggttggatggcaaataaacatcaccatgggccttaggaagttttcaaccatggtgtcattgtcaccattgcttcctgtggtgtggtccagttgagccttcgatctgccttctttttggggtcatgctctaaaatgatctgtcaaaatggatggacagtgtggataaaacacatacatcacggtgggccccatagatcccTTGCCAGGACTGTCCGTCTCTAACTAGTaactggtgggggtagtacccgaTACCAATATGTGTCCAGGCACTACACTTTGGGGTACCACCACAAGTTACCTGCCTTTTCTTGCGTatgagttataggtttaagggACATTGAAATGGATCTGCAAGTAACCAAGAATGGCTGCTTTTCTTGTGTGATTGATTTGAATGGTCTAAGGGTTCTTGTGGCAGCATGGATTTAAATCCAGTGGATTTTGAAACCAATGGATTCGAGATAATTTTACAAATCAGCTTCGAGGTGAGAATGCAAAAAGGGCACGTTGGAGGGTTTTGGAAGCATCAAAATCCAAATCCTTGCTACCAAACATCTCAAAAAACTTAAATCCCCACAAAACCTTAGAATCCATGCTGCCAGATGACCCCTAATATAAATGGTGCATAATGTTGGAAATCAACTATAATTAGTGTGGAGGATTAACACATTATTGATTGGGTCGcagattttcttttttctccatGACTATTTCTTGAGACTTTTATTTATGACAATGCTTGGTAAttgtgtttcaaaataaaacaaatcaTTATTTTATTTGTAGTGTTGTGGGTTTTCTTCCATGTCGGACTAGCAAGGAGAAAATTTTGAGTATATATGAAGAGGAATTTGAATAGGGCTTAAGCCCTTTTCAAGAGCACATGAATTTGGTTGTGTAGGGGGCTATGCCATTAGGTCTAATATATGTCATTTACCACATGCGCCAGGCGATGGATGTGTACGTGGCACGGTGCAGTGCGGTGCACGCGAGTATGATTTCCAAAAGCCCAAACCTTTTTGTTACCTTTTGAAATTCTAGTTTTGCAACGGTTGACCAGAACGGTCATATGTTTGTTCATTCAAATAGACATCCTTTTTCGATTCGAAAAAACCCAATAGTCATGTTTGTTGGTAGAGGGTGCTTCTACATCCTTTCATGGTGACAATTGAAGTCTGTAAAATGGACTTCTCTGgttcgtttttattcattcattaaaaatCCTTTTGCTCTCTATTTTCTTATGCGGATACAATTTTCGGATTTCGGTTTTGGTTCTGTGTTCGGGTTAAACTTACGTTCGTGGTTCAGGTCTTCGTACATTGAGTGCATTGGTGTGACGAGACATCGATCAAGGGTATCCTAGAGGCTGATTGTCCAGTGTTCTTGTTGCACTATGGACAACGTCTAAAGGAGGGCAAATCAACTTAATGTCGAATGAATTATCACGCTTTGATACCAATAAGTTTCTTATTccttttaattccatttttttctctatttaattttcttttattagggcttgtttgattttttgtcTCAATTGTAATTActttgtaaatgagtaatcattatttaccaaggtaattactGCATCTTTCCCAATGTTGACTTTACGGGTTACTTTTTAAACACTTGAATGAAGAAATTtgcaaaataaatatggggccactgtaatgtgtgtggcttatccacaccacccattcattatgccaactgaatttagggcatgagcccaaaaattatgcagatccaaagctcaagtggaccacaccacatgaaattgtgagaatcgaatgcctaccatAAAAAATATCCTGAGGCCcttcaaagttttagatcaagcttatatttatgtttttcacttatccatgtctatgtgaccccaTGAACCGGTTAGATGGTGagtaaacctcaatgtgggcccaataaaagagccaactttcaatggtggacaaattaagtccattgtttcctttcatgtgggccaattgagcattcgatctgcctcatttttcggctcatgcctcaaaatattctaataaaacagatggacgacatggataaaaaattacggtgaggcccacatatttaagtcaataTTTTTGGACCAATTTTCTAGGTGTAATTACTCACCcattttcaaacaagtgaaaaagtaataattacttatttaccaggaATTTACCcgcatcatggaaaatcaaacaggcgcTTGGTGTTTTTTGCTTCTACATTTTTAAAATTACGGATTTACATATCCTAAATTCTAACAAGGCTTGCCTTGTGAATACTTTCCCTCTCCTGACGACACTCTTTTGCGGACACCTTGCGTCTCTTACCAAGGGATTTGGTATTATTGTTTCCTCCTATCCATCTTCAagctttgttttttttattatttttgtgactTTTTTACCAGTAAAAATTACGCTTTCTTATTTGAATTCGGAAATGTCCATCAAATTGCTTAAGCTCCTTCTTTATCTGTTACAAATTCTTAACTATGCCTATTATAGCTTCTTACTTTCTCCACATTAAATGATGCAATGGGACAATTAATGTCGTGAATTTGAAAATGCAAACTGAACATTCTAAATTCACCTGTTTGGAATAAAGGAAATGAGAATGTGAATTTGGTAAATCCATTTActtgtcaaattcatggatttgcactggatttggatttggcaaattCTAAAGTCCACTGCTCAGGAAGTAACCTACAAATCCATGGATGTTGGGGAGCATTTACTGCGATTTTACAAGGGAAAAactttttccacttttaaaaGAATCTCTCATTTCGAGAATTTGCCAAATCTTTAGATTTTTgggatttggatttacctcaaaTCCATAGGTTTATGGGGGTACGAATTTGGAGAGTCCCCAACCAAAAACAAACAAGGGAGATTTGAAATCTGTCGCTTTACAAATCCTTTCCCAAAATCCCTCCCCTCAATTGGCTTCTTGTGTTTTTGCAGCAATGCTAAGTTGTGTTCAGTTGTTTCTGGATTTAGTCCCATATTAGTATGTGGAAATTGCACAAGAAATGTTAATACAGACCATTGGtcctagtttttatttttaattttttattcatttacaGTGTAGGGAGCAGAGGTTTTATCAGTTTAAGGTCAATCTGTCCATTTTGATTTTCAATAACAAAATCCAACTCTAATTACATTGCTATGCTGCAGGGACCAATACCAATCCATCAGAATCTCTGAAGATTAAAGATGACACAGTTCAAGTTCATTTCAGTAAGAATGAGGAGATTTCCCGAAGCACTGAAGCTCAGAACATGCTTTCAGATAGACTCGAAGATGTAACAACAGGCCAGAATGACCTCTTAGGGCCCGCTACTTGTTTGAGTCTGGGTAGCATCAGCAACAATCGCAGTTGTAGGGATCCCAAAACAAAATCGCGTCCCATTGATGGCTTCGGCTGCAATGCAGCCTCATCAGCATATGTTGGGGATAATAGCAAACCATCTGTACCACGAAAACCAAACAATGGCCTTGATCTTAATATTACAACCTCATCAGGCCTAGGTGTGGATCTTAATGGAGAAAACACTTCTAACCTGGTAGACCAACAAAACCCATTTTATCCTTATAAAAGTTTGTGCAAGTTAAAACATAGAGTGCCTTCAGAGTGTGGGAGCTCTACGGGTCCGTTGGAAGAGACTGAACCACTGAGAATGTGGAAAGCTATGAAACAGAACGGCTTCCTATCATATTCACATGGAGGCGTACCTCTACCAAAGCAGCGTGTTCAATCAAGGAAGACTAAAGCTGACTCTTTCAAGAGAAAGATGCAACACGCAAAGAGAGAACAGGTTAACAGGTTCACCAAAATCGCAGCTCCTAGCGGGTTGCTCTCTGGGCTGAATCCGGGAATTATAAACCATGTGAGGAACAGTAAGCAGGTCCATTCAATAATTGAGGCCTTGGTGAGATCCGAAAAGCttgaaaaccaaaatcaaaatagGCCAGTGGGCCACTTGGGAAAAGGGAGTAAGGATATGGAAGACCGAGTGCCTTTGGATGGGCCATCTATTCCTTCGAGTTCGGAGCATATAGGTGGGGTCAATCAATCACATGTAGCAGAGAGAAGCATTCGCTGTGAACCTTCTGTTGGTCCACCCTTCACCTCGGAATGCATGGATGATATGCTCACACTGAAATTATCGCCGATCATCACTACGGCTTTGGAAAATGCTAGCTGTTTGTGCAGTGAGGACTTCTCAGCAAACCATGAAAGCATCAGTTCCCTTTCTATAAAAGGTTGATGTCTTTCCAGGCCTTAGGCTTCTCATACAGTTGTTTAGTTTTTCATCTATACTTGCATATAGCATTACATCGTCCACCCAGTGGGAAACCAAGGTGCTCAATGGAGAGGAAATGTTCCACCCAAGAATATGCACGGTATCCCAAGGTTCCTTGGAGTAGGGCCCATGTTTCCGTGATCTGGACTGCTTATCTGATGAACCCCGGTGTCAATGGGCCACTACCAGAATATCTCCACTGTGAAGCAGATCTAACCCTCTGATTGATGGCCAGCAAATAGACTGTTAGGAAAATAAATACAGAAATGCTTCTCTTGTATAAATTGAGTACCTGAGGATACTACACACGTTTTCCGAATCAGATAATTCTTTTGGATGGAAACATTAAGCTAAAGTAGAGAAAAAAACTGACATCTCTCCCCATCCTGATCATGGTTTAAAAGACTTGGCAActcgagtcttaaaaccatgatccTGATTGATTTGCATACTCCCACTTTCCATCAATGGCTGAAATGGGTGTATGCAATTGAAAAGTAGAAAAGTGATGGTCTTGTATAGAAATCTTTTATTCATGAATTTGAAGAAATATGAGAGAATATCTTGATCTGACTTGGATGTTTCCTTGCTTTTAGCGGCAACTGTTGCTTCCCAATGGCTGAATCTTCTCCATCAGGACATCAGCGGACGTCTTGCAGGTAATGATCCCTGTTTACTTGAAACATGACAGAGAAGAGTAGGAAGAAGTCCTGTACTCAACATCCTCATGTCATTCTCGCGTGTGCAGCGCTCCGTCGTAGTAGGAAGAGAGTACTAGCCACTATTACAACAGAATTTCCTTCTCAAATGCCATACGAGTTCTTCTCAAGCCAAGAGAATGATCCATGTTCTGCAAAATCTCCCGGTGCTGAATTTTCCAACAATGCAGCTCCGGACATGCATATGGCACGATGGAGGGGCCTTTTTGATCAAATGGACAGAGCCCTCTCTGAAGAGGGGAAACATCTCGTGAGTCTAACATAAATGGAATGGATTTTCTTTACTTTTTGAATCATCCATACTAATACATTTCATAGATTACTCCAAACTGTTTATGAAAAAAGCCATATTATATTTTCCATTCCACTGCTTATATACTGTTACACTGTTAGCATTATTGATTTTTTCTCACCCCACACATTCCTAACAGGCCTAATATGCCAACAGTGGGGTGGATATCTGAGCAGTGCATTAGGAGGGATCCATCACCTCAATGATCAAGGCAAAAAATCAtcttggtccactcatcaggtgggccacacacataatttgaatgttgatttccagcaatcttaaaaaaaaattgtctGTTGTTTCTAcaaaggtggtccacttgatgaaccaCCCAGCCCAATTTGGACATCGTGTCATTTACActgctggcccacctgatgcactgTTTGATCACTTAACATAGAATCTCAGGATTTCTTTTTTCCAAGGAAATGATAATGTGATCATATTACCGACCTTCAATTCAGGAAAATTGGTTGCGACAAGTCAAAGAAATGCAATTGCATTGTGAGCGGGGTCTGCAATTTGTCAACATTCCAGTCACAAGTGGTCTCCAACGGCTAGGCTTAGCAGAAAAGGACTCCAGGTACTGCATTTTTCTTCAAGATGGACAGCAAATAGTTGTTTTGTCTTGTTGCGATGTTATTGTCATTGTTGTTGGTGGGTAGTGGTTAGATTCAATCATTGATGTGATAAGACACCAATACCTGGCCATTGTTGTTGCCGTCACCACTGCCATTGTTGTCATTGCTGGCACATTTTGATGCACTACAGAATTGAATCGCAAGAAAAATTCTGACTTCCTTCCTTGGCATTCATATCAGCTTTCAAGTTCGATTTTAGcagttttttttcctttcttttttcttctcttcttgacTAAAACCGACCATTCACAACTCAATTAGGATTGCACATCCAAACATGGCCAAggtgtacattgagttgaatTGCAATTGCTTGTCTAATAGAGTGGGATTATCGAGTGTTTTGGCTCCAAATTGCAGTAATGATGCTTTCAGGTTGGACTTGAAAGACATGTTATTGGAATTTGTTTTAGACTTTGTGTGGCCTATCAGACTATTATTGACATGTGTAGATATTTATTCATTGGATTATATAGAGATTTTCTGATGTTTAAGtttatatgtatggatgtgatcatttcatgatgaatGTATGCACATATATATTTAGATTGGCCATCATGATGATATGTGACCAATATTTGTCGATTAAAGGCTTGGTTTGCTTCTTGCATGGCATAGACTATTATGCAGGGATGCACAACAAGAGTGATGCGTATTTAAAGTGTATGTACGTATGAGATGTACCTCTACGCTGGTTCATGATATGATCAGGATGAGATCTCATACAGATTGACACAGTTGGCTTTTTACCAAGTTGATCGTCTAAGCCTATATATGGTAGCTGGGATAGATCATTGGTTCATCGGATGGATTCTGCACGATGATCGCCTAGATGACAAGTGCTTGATTATCCACGATGTGTGAATTGAACCACACATGTTGTGAGGCCTATTACCTACAAGTAGCGGATCAATTCCAGTCTAGTTGTTGTGCGAGTATGCTACTCTTGTAGGTGACTCATGTGTTCTTATTACTCTATACTATGTGATAAGATTGTGATTAGGTGATTTTGGTGTGTATTATCAAGGCCATGTGCATAGATTTTACTGAGTCAGAAGCACATTAGGAAAGCAATCAAATCAAGATTTGGTCACAGAGATGGGATAGAGGAAGATTGTAGATGATTGCACGATGGTGATAATGCACATGAGACTTATCCAAAGTGCTGGATTGAATGGACAGTCAAATTTTATTGAGAATGGTTTTTgagaaaatattatatattattttattaatatttctaATAGGCTTTGATCAAGCAAGTTTATCAAGATAAAATTAGTTTGATCTCAAAAATAGATAAGTGTGCATCACTATCAAAGTATTGGAATTTGTACACTTgcacaaatggaatcaaacatacTCAATTGAGTGTGATCGGATCAGTTGGTAGATAAGTGTGCGTCTAGTCTAAGCAGTTGGGGATTGAGAAGACCGTTCTAGTCCACTTGTGTATTTTGTGCAATGTCATATATCTTATGGAGGATAATATATTCTTAGAGGCCTCACACTGCATTTACTTAATTGGAGGGTGTAGATTGGGTTTTTCTTTACCACCATAATATAAAAGATGGTGGAGTTTGTATCtaattagagttttttttttctttctaaaatagAAGTTTATAAATATAGGTGTAGAGTTTTGGTGTGagatacctctctctctctctctctctctctctctctctctctctccctccagcCCTAGCCAATAGGTGTAGAAGGGAATCAATTTTTCTTACAAATCCATTCTGTTCAAGAAACCCTAGTCCACTAAATTTAGAGATTCCCTAGTATGTATAGTGTTTCTTCATTTCCATGTATATTTCCGTTCAGTGAAGAAGACAATCGTGGTTACATATTTGAAGTAATTCTATTCCTGAACATTTTAAAATTTGTGTATTTATTAGTGTTTCTACTTATAGTTTGAGGGTTATTTGCTCTTTGGGAATGCTgggaaaattttgtttttttttttaaaaagtgagtgtttgcaattcaattcacttgtccatccaaacacaccctaaaagatGCATGGCTTAAAAAGTCAGAGATGAAACCTTTAGGATGATTGAGTTAATGGAGCCAACCTTTCAATTCGTTGATGAGTGTTTTTTAGCCCACATCCACGTGCCTGATTGGGACATCGTGCACCACATGGCCCACATCTGCATGTGCCAGTCCGTTGGTCTGCTTTTATTTGTTCAATGTGGACAATTGGAAGACAATTTAGCTGTCCATTGTTTTGATACAAGGGCCCACCTGAGTGGTAGGCTCTAGTCAGTTAGGCACATTGCAGACATGCCACACATTTTGCTAGATTGGTGGCATGGGTGTTGCATGTGGAGAGGGTTTTTGGAGCTAACAAATCAAACCATGATAGGTAGGGACGATGAAGAGGTTGTTGCTGATTGAAGTCTACATCCGATCCATCTCTTATTTTCAGATAGTCACAGAAAATTTGGGGCAACTTTCAAGAAGAAAATGTCAATAGATTGTATGCCTAACCATCattgttgtcaaatcgcatatgtgaTCGAATGCAACCTGGGGGGGCATTATTTTTTTGTtgctgtttttttctttttaaagttttattatcaatttcattaaaattttgttaatatttattatatctattagATATTACACTATAATAAGTCAACTAACAAATACTCAAATAAATGCATATACTAAAAAAACGTAAGAGTAAAAAAATGAATGCATATACTAAAAATGTAAGAGAAAAAC belongs to Magnolia sinica isolate HGM2019 chromosome 8, MsV1, whole genome shotgun sequence and includes:
- the LOC131253598 gene encoding uncharacterized protein LOC131253598: MDRSDSVSYLDSLPATSRRSPPSKLSGEKRSTSEPKGRLETSCKRIKTRDLDSVLRSEGTNTNPSESLKIKDDTVQVHFSKNEEISRSTEAQNMLSDRLEDVTTGQNDLLGPATCLSLGSISNNRSCRDPKTKSRPIDGFGCNAASSAYVGDNSKPSVPRKPNNGLDLNITTSSGLGVDLNGENTSNLVDQQNPFYPYKSLCKLKHRVPSECGSSTGPLEETEPLRMWKAMKQNGFLSYSHGGVPLPKQRVQSRKTKADSFKRKMQHAKREQVNRFTKIAAPSGLLSGLNPGIINHVRNSKQVHSIIEALVRSEKLENQNQNRPVGHLGKGSKDMEDRVPLDGPSIPSSSEHIGGVNQSHVAERSIRCEPSVGPPFTSECMDDMLTLKLSPIITTALENASCLCSEDFSANHESISSLSIKAATVASQWLNLLHQDISGRLAALRRSRKRVLATITTEFPSQMPYEFFSSQENDPCSAKSPGAEFSNNAAPDMHMARWRGLFDQMDRALSEEGKHLENWLRQVKEMQLHCERGLQFVNIPVTSGLQRLGLAEKDSRSKKLETLERECAVRAAAASIYSTCNLITAAENVSCF